Genomic window (Vanessa tameamea isolate UH-Manoa-2023 chromosome 3, ilVanTame1 primary haplotype, whole genome shotgun sequence):
ctaaatataattgtgtatataaaaataatacttatgaaaaatatatctatgtattaatgttacattttcATGATATAcgtgtataatatgtaatgtatatatgaatattatcagTGTCAATAAAAGAAAACGCTAATTAAAATTAGCGTGggataactaatatataatatatttaatattatataatttacattgccAAAACGAATATTTCTAATAcaccttatttaatattacgtgAAAATTGCGATGTACCTATTTGtattcgatattttataattttttgtaaggTTCAGCCTCATGTAAAAACAACTTTGACAAGCAGTGATCAAAATGTATCGTAAATAAAGATTCGCATAAATATCCGATAAAAATCACCGTGCTCTACTtaagttttgaaaattttaatgaagcTCTTTTAGTACCTTATAAAATTCAGTTTGCTGAAACCGAAATAAGAATTGGTAGCATTGTGTtatttgtcaaatgtcaatttttGACTGTTGTAGTTTGTACTGATGTCATTATTTACGtttgaatacaaattacaaataaacattgagTCGAGACAGTTGGTTTACACTTTCattgtatacaaattaaaaacaataaaatatcccATTATCACCGATTAAAACTGTTTATGATAAATTACTTCTGTCAATATGGTGCAAAATGATACTGATTCTTGGTCGTCAGACGACACCATAAGAGTTTTAATAGCTTCAGATATACATTTAGGTTATCTTGAAAATGATGCTGTACGTGGAGAAGACAGCTTTATTGCTTTTGAAGAAACCCTTTCTCTGGCCGTAGAATATGACGTCGATTTAATTTTGCTTGGTGGAGATCTTTTCGACCACGCAAAGCCGTCCCCTAGTTGTATGTTCAAATGTACCCAGATTATTCGCAAGTATTGTTTTGGAGACAAACCTATTAATATCGAAGTATTATCTAATCAGCTAGAAAATTTCTCACGAATTGTTAATTATGAAGATCCAAATCTTAATATTTCGTACCCCATTCTTTCAATTCATGGAAATCACGACGATCCAGTTGGACAAGGCAGTGTCAGTTCTTTAGACATTTTATCCATTACTGGCCTTGTTAATTATTTTGGGAAATGGACAGATTATACTCAAGTCCGAATTTCACCAGTGCTCTTACAGAAGGGTGAAACAAAGTTATCATTGTATGGATTGAGTCATTTAAAAGATCAGAGACTTGCTAGGCTTTTTGCAGAAAAGAAAGTAACATTTGAACTCATCGAAGATGGTAATGATTGGTTTAATATCTTGGTGTTACATCAAAATAGGGCAGATCGAGGGCCCAGCAATTATATTTCGGAAAATGTCTTACCCAATTTTCTGGATCTAGTTGTATGGGGTCATGAGCATGACAGTCAAGTTTTTGCTACAAAAGATGTAAAAAGGGAAAATGAAAGTTTCTTCGTTATCCAACCAGGAAGCACTGTAGCTACATCATTGGCAGCTGGAGAAGCCCTACCCAAGCATTGTGTATTGATGCAGCTACATaagaaagaatatatattaacaccCCTTCCGCTTAAAACTGTGCGCCCTTTCATATTTAAGACAATAGTCCTTTCTGAGGAGAATATCGGAGAAGAGGgtgtaaatgaaaatgaaaaagtacaaaatttttTAAAGGACAAAGTTCACCAAGCAATTATTGAAGCTGATGCAATTCGAAGTGGTGACCCAAAACAACCTGCTTTACCACTTATTAGGCTGAGTGTTTTTTATGAACATGATGGCCAAGATTTTAATCGTGTTAGATTTGGTCAAAATTTCAATGGCCTTGTTGCAAATCCAAATGATGTTCTCATTatgaaaagagaaaaaaaaattcgtgAAAGAAAAGAGTTAGGTGCAAATAACACCGAAGTTGATATAGGTGGGGTGGCTGCTGAAGCGACTGATGTAGAATCCTTACTTCGTGCTTATTTCGAGGCGCAACCGCAAGACCGTCGACTCTCAGTTCTATCAGTACGAGCAGTTACCGAAGCAGTTCGCGACTTTACGTTAAAGCGTGACGACGACATTTTTCGTCGCGTTTTAGATGCTCATCGTAAACATTGCGTGGATTTCTTACTCGAATCGAATGCCGAAACTCCAGAGGAAGTGAGTGACAAAATGAAACTATGTAAGGAGTCGCTAGACGCGGCCGACGCCGATCTTCTCAAGACTCTTATATCAACAGCGTCTAAGAAAGCAGAAGTCGCCAAACAGTCTGCATTGGCTAAACACGAGTCGATCGTGGTATCAAGCGACGAAGAAGCGCCACCAGGGCGAGGTCGCGGAAGGGGCGCGCGTGGTGGCCGTGGACGTGGCCGTGGTCGCGGTCAAACGCGTACGGCATCCCCACCTACGCCAGCGCCGGTGCAGGAGCGTC
Coding sequences:
- the LOC113397472 gene encoding double-strand break repair protein MRE11 yields the protein MVQNDTDSWSSDDTIRVLIASDIHLGYLENDAVRGEDSFIAFEETLSLAVEYDVDLILLGGDLFDHAKPSPSCMFKCTQIIRKYCFGDKPINIEVLSNQLENFSRIVNYEDPNLNISYPILSIHGNHDDPVGQGSVSSLDILSITGLVNYFGKWTDYTQVRISPVLLQKGETKLSLYGLSHLKDQRLARLFAEKKVTFELIEDGNDWFNILVLHQNRADRGPSNYISENVLPNFLDLVVWGHEHDSQVFATKDVKRENESFFVIQPGSTVATSLAAGEALPKHCVLMQLHKKEYILTPLPLKTVRPFIFKTIVLSEENIGEEGVNENEKVQNFLKDKVHQAIIEADAIRSGDPKQPALPLIRLSVFYEHDGQDFNRVRFGQNFNGLVANPNDVLIMKREKKIRERKELGANNTEVDIGGVAAEATDVESLLRAYFEAQPQDRRLSVLSVRAVTEAVRDFTLKRDDDIFRRVLDAHRKHCVDFLLESNAETPEEVSDKMKLCKESLDAADADLLKTLISTASKKAEVAKQSALAKHESIVVSSDEEAPPGRGRGRGARGGRGRGRGRGQTRTASPPTPAPVQERRTPRRAAAQKSSSKLQSLIAERSFRRRRESSDIEISD